TCGGATTGTAGGCTGCAACTCGCCTACATGAAGTCGGAATCGCTAGTAATCGCGGATCAGCACGCCGCGGTGAATACGTTCCCGGGCCTTGTACACACCGCCCGTCACACCACGAGAGTTTGTAACACCCGAAGTCGGTGAGGTAACCGTAAGGAGCCAGCCGCCTAAGGTGGGATAGATGATTGGGGTGAAGTCGTAACAAGGTAGCCGTATCGGAAGGTGCGGCTGGATCACCTCCTTTCTAAGGAAAAGGAACTGCGCATTGGTCTTGTTTAGTCTTGAGAGGTCTTGTGGGGCCTTAGCTCAGCTGGGAGAGCGCCTGCTTTGCACGCAGGAGGTCAGCGGTTCGATCCCGCTAGGCTCCATCGGTGAGAGATCACCAAGTAATGCACATTGAAAATTGAATATCTATATCAAATAGTAACAAGAAAATAAACCGAAAACGCTGTAGTATTAATAAGAGTTTATGACTGAAAGGTCAGAAAAATAAGGTTAAGTTAATAAGGGCGCACGGTGGATGCCTTGGCACTAGGAGCCGAAGAAGGACGTGACAAACGACGATATGCCTTGGGTAGCTGTAAGTAAGCGATGATCCAGGGATTTCCGAATGGGGGAACCCAACAGGTACTACCTGTTACCCACATCTGTTAAGGATGTGAGGAGGAAGACGCAGTGAACTGAAACATCTAAGTAGCTGCAGGAAGAGAAAGCAAAAGCGATTGCCTTAGTAGCGGCGAGCGAAACGGCAGAAGGGCAAACCGAAGAGTTTACTCTTCGGGGTTGTAGGACTGCAATGTGGACTCAAAGATTATAGAAGAATGATTTGGGAAGATCAGCCAAAGAGAGTAATAGCCTCGTATTTAAAATAGTCTTTGTACCTAGCAGTATCCTGAGTACGGCGGGACACGTGAAATCCCGTCGGAATCTGGGAGGACCATCTCCCAACCCTAAATACTCCCTAGTGACCGATAGTGAACCAGTACCGTGAGGGAAAGGTGAAAAGCACCCCGGGAGGGGAGTGAAATAGAACCTGAAACCGTGTGCCTACAACAAGTTCGAGCCCGTTAATGGGTGAGAGCGTGCCTTTTGTAGAATGAACCGGCGAGTTACGTTATGATGCGAGGTTAAGTTGAAGAGACGGAGCCGTAGGGAAACCGAGTCTGAATAGGGCGAATTAGTATCATGACGTAGACCCGAAACCATGTGACCTACCCATGAGCAGGTTGAAGGTGCGGTAAGACGCACTGGAGGACCGAACCAGGGCACGTTGAAAAGTGCTTGGATGACTTGTGGGTAGCGGAGAAATTCCAAACGAACTTGGAGATAGCTGGTTCTCTCCGAAATAGCTTTAGGGCTAGCGTCGACATAAAGATTCTTGGAGGTAGAGCACTGTTTGGGTGAGGGGTCCATCCCGGATTACCAATCTCAGATAAACTCCGAATGCCAATGAATTATGGTCGGCAGTCAGACTGCGAGTGCTAAGATCCGTAGTCGAAAGGGAAACAGCCCAGACCACCAGCTAAGGTCCCAAAATAATTGTTAAGTGGAAAAGGATGTGGGGTTGCACAGACAACTAGGATGTTAGCTTAGAAGCAGCTATTCATTCAAAGAGTGCGTAATAGCTCACTAGTCGAGTGACCCTGCGCCGAAAATGTACCGGGGCTAAAACAATTTACCGAAGCTGTGGATACCTTTATAGGTATGGTAGGAGAGCGTTCTATGTGTGATGAAGGTGTACCGTGAGGAGTGCTGGAACGCATAGAAGTGAGAATGCCGGTATGAGTAGCGAAAGACAGGTGAGAATCCTGTCCACCGTAAGACTAAGGTTTCCAGGGGAAGGCTCGTCCGCCCTGGGTTAGTCGGGACCTAAGGAGAGACCGAAAGGTGTATCCGATGGACAACAGGTTGATATTCCTGTACTAGAGTATGTAGTGATGGAGGGACGCAGTAGGCTAACTAAAGCAGACGATTGGAAGTGTCTGTCTAAGCAGTGAGGTGTGAACTGAGTCAAATGCTTAGTTCTATAACATTGAGCTGTGATGGGGAGCGAAGTTTAGTAGCGAAGTTAGTGACGTCACACTGCCAAGAAAAGCTTCTAGCGTTTAAACATACTCTACCCGTACCGCAAACCGACACAGGTAGTCGAGGCGAGTAGCCTCAGGTGAGCGAGAGAACTCTCGTTAAGGAACTCGGCAAAATGACCCCGTAACTTCGGGAGAAGGGGTGCTGACTTTAAGTCAGCCGCAGTGAATAGGCCCAAGCAACTGTTTATCAAAAACACAGCTCTCTGCTAAATCGTAAGATGATGTATAGGGGGTGACGCCTGCCCGGTGCTGGAAGGTTAAGAGGAGTGCTTAGCGCAAGCGAAGGTATGAATTGAAGCCCCAGTAAACGGCGGCCGTAACTATAACGGTCCTAAGGTAGCGAAATTCCTTGTCGGGTAAGTTCCGACCCGCACGAAAGGCGTAATGATTTGGGCACTGTCTCAACGAGAGACTCGGTGAAATTTTAGTACCTGTGAAGATGCAGGTTACCCGCGACAGGACGGAAAGACCCCATGGAGCTTTACTGCAGTTTGATATTGAGTGTCTGTACCACATGTACAGGATAGGTAGGAGTCTATGAGATCGGGACGCCAGTTTCGAAGGAGACGATGTTGGGATACTACCCTTGTGTTATGGCCACTCTAACCCAGATAGGTGATCCCTATCGGAGACAGTGTCTGACGGGCAGTTTGACTGGGGCGGTCGCCTCCTAAAAGGTAACGGAGGCGCCCAAAGGTTCCCTCAGAATGGTTGGAAATCATTCGCAGAGTGTAAAGGTATAAGGGAGCTTGACTGCGAGAGCTACAACTCGAGCAGGGACGAAAGTCGGGCTTAGTGATCCGGTGGTTCCGTATGGAAGGGCCATCGCTCAACGGATAAAAGCTACCCTGGGGATAACAGGCTTATCTCCCCCAAGAGTTCACATCGACGGGGAGGTTTGGCACCTCGATGTCGGCTCGTCGCATCCTGGGGCTGTAGTCGGTCCCAAGGGTTGGGCTGTTCGCCCATTAAAGCGGCACGCGAGCTGGGTTCAGAACGTCGTGAGACAGTTCGGTCCCTATCCGTCGCGGGCGTAGGAAATTTGAGAGGATCTGCTCCTAGTACGAGAGGACCAGAGTGGACTTACCGCTGGTGTACCAGTTGTCTTGCCAAAGGCATCGCTGGGTAGCTATGTAGGGAAGGGATAAACGCTGAAAGCATCTAAGTGTGAAACCCACCTCAAGATGAGATTTCCCATGATTTTATATCAGTAAGAGCCCTGAGAGATGATCAGGTAGATAGGTTAGAAGTGGAAGTGTGGCGACACATGTAGCGGACTAATACTAATAGCTCGAGGACTTATCCAAAGTAACTGAGAATATGAAAGCGAATGGTTTTCTTGATTTGAATAGATATTCAATTTTGAGTAGGTATTACTCAGAGTTAAGTGACGATAGCCTAGGAGATACACCTGTACCCATGCCGAACACAGAAGTTAAGCCCTAGAACGCCGGAAGTAGTTGGGGGTTGCCCCCTGTGAGATATGGAAGTCGCTTAGCTCTAGGGAGTTTAGCTCAGCTGGGAGAGCATCTGCCTTACAAGCAGAGGGTCAGCGGTTCGATCCCGTTAACTCCCATAGGTCCCGTAGTGTAGCGGTTATCACGTCGCCCTGTCACGGCGAAGATCGCGGGTTCGATTCCCGTCGGGACCGTTTAAGATAACGGAAGTTATTTTAGACTCGTTAGCTCAGTTGGTAGAGCAATTGACTTTTAATCAATGGGTCACTGGTTCGAGCCCAGTACGGGTCATATATGCGGGTTTGGCGGAATTGGCAGACGCACCAGATTTAGGATCTGGCGCTTAACGGCGTGGGGGTTCAAGTCCCTTAACCCGCATTAAGATATAATAAATGAGCCGGCTTAGCTCAGTTGGTAGAGCATCTGATTTGTAATCAGAGGGTCGCGTGTTCAAGTCATGTAGCCGGCATTTTTAGATAGAAGAAAACAGTGCGAACGTAGTTCAGTGGTAGAACACCACCTTGCCAAGGTGGGGGTCGCGGGTTCGAATCCCGTCGTTCGCTTAGAGAGGCCGGGGTGGCGGAACTGGCAGACGCACAGGACTTAAAATCCTGCGATTGGTAACGATCGTACCGGTTCGATTCCGGTCCTCGGCATAATATAATGAGCACCCTTAGCTCAACTGGATAGAGTACCTGACTACGAATCAGGCGGTTAGAGGTTCGACTCCTCTAGGGTGCATTTTTCTATTTAACTCGGGAAGTAGCTCAGCTTGGTAGAGTACTTGGTTTGGGACCAAGGTGTCGCAGGTTCGAATCCTGTCTTCCCGATACATTACAGAGATACGTAAATGTATCTTTTTTATTTAGCTCTTTGCCAACTGTAGTGGGTTGAAGAAAAGCTAAGCTCGAGAAAGTACAAAATTAAGAGAGAATCAGTTTGCTTCTCTCTTTTTTTGAATTCCAGTAATTCATTTTGATCGCGTATATTTTTTTGTTTCCTGATTTGTTCAATGAATACTGTAGTTTAGGTACATAAATTAAAATTTAACAGATTGTATAATTCTTACAAACTTTTAAGAAAGTAATTGAAGAGTTTTTTGCTCTGCCTATAATATATATGTTTTTGAGATGGAAATTTCCGATCTTTTGATTTTAAATAAGTATTAGTGTTCAATATAGTGTGAATTGGGTTTGATATTTCTTTTGAGGAAGCTGCCTTAGATTTTTCTACTTGTGTTTTATTGTATAGTGTATCTTGCTTGTTTTGAACAGAATCTTTTATGACATTTGTCATATCTCCTCATGACAGAAGCTTCTAGTGGCAGTAGATTCAAAGAATTATACTAGATGTATCAAATGGAGGAAGAAAAAAATGAAACATAAAGTAATTGTCGCAGTGAGTCTAGTAGCAGCAGGAGTCGTGACTTATCTCATGTTCTCAGGATTGGATGAAGATTTCTATCATTTTCCTTGGGAGCTATTTGCAGGATTTGGAATGATGTCCTGGCTTATCCGAGAAGGTTTGAAATTAGTCTCAGATGTGAAAAAGGAGTTTGAAAAATGAAAAAAGCGTTTCTCTATCTTTTTATTGGACTATCACTAGTGGTATGGTTTGTAGAAATGTTTACAGGTTGGTTTGATCAAGCCTTCCTTCACCAATTCATCCGTGGTGCCTGGGGACTAGGATTTATGATTTTTATCGCCTTTCCTATGGGAAAGGAGTGGCTGAAAGGAGAATATCATGAATATGATTAAGGTAGAAAGCCTAAATAAAAACATCAAGGGCAAGGCTATTTTGAAGGATATTTCCTTTGAGGTAGCTGAAGGTGAATGTGTTGCCATGATTGGGCCAAACGGAGCAGGAAAGACGACACTCTTGGACTGTTTGCTTGGAGATAAACTGGTCACCAGTGGGCAAGTATCTATCCAAGATTTGCCGGTAACGAGCTCTAAGTTAGACTACACAAGATCCTATCTCCCTCAAGAAAATGTAATTGTTCAAAAATTAAAGGTTAAAGAGTTGATTGTTTTCTTTCAACGTATCTATCCAAATCCCTTGAGCGAGCAGGAAATTGATCAACTATTGCAGTTTGACCAGCAACAAAAAGAGCAATTCGCAGAAAAATTATCAGGTGGACAAAAGCGTCTTTTCTCTTTTGTCTTGGCCTTAATTGGGCGACCAAAGCTTGTCTTTTTAGATGAGCCTACATCGGCTATGGATACCTCAACTCGTCAACGTTTTTGGGGAATTGTCGATCAGTTAAAGAAAAATGGTGTGACCATTGTCTATTCTTCTCACTATATCGAAGAGGTAGAGCATACAGCTGACCGGATTTTGGTTTTAAATAAGGGAGAGTTGATTCGTGATACGACGCCTCTAGCTATGCGTAGTGAGGAGATTGAAAAGCATTTTATCCTTCCTCTAGCTTACAAGGAAGTCGTTGAGAAGTCAAACTTGGTTGAAAACTGGTCACAAAAACAGGATGCTCTACAAGTAGTCACACGCGAAGCAGATGCTTTCTGGGAACTATTAGTCCGAGCAGGATGTAGGATTCAAGAAATTGAAGTCAATAATCGTAGCTTACTGGATACAATCTTTGAAGAAACACAAAAGGGAGATGACTAAGATGAAACAATGGATAGCATTAAATAAGATAGAATTTCTATTGACCAAACGACAATTAGTCTACTATCTATTATCCGTAGGGATGCCGACAGCCTTCTATTTATTCTTTTCAGGCATGTACCAGGACACACCAGGTGGACCAGCTAATTTTATGCGTGACTACCTCATCTCCATGACAGCCTTTTCCATGATGTCGACAGCCATGTTTTCATTTCCAGCTGTCTTACATACCGATAAAATCAACAACTGGCAGAAAACATTGCGCCATACCCCTGTAAATATGGTAGAATATTATCTATCAAAGATAACAAGTATGATGGTTGATTATTTGGTCTCAATCCTGGTTGTTTTCTCAGTTGGGCACTTGGTCAGAGGTGTGGATATGCCTCTAGGAAGCTGGATTGGGGCTGCGTTCTTGCTGATAGTAGGAAGTGTTGCCTTTGTAGCGCTTGGATTGACCTTGACACTCTTGCCTTCTAGTCAGCTGATGTCTGTCGTGGGCAATCTTCTCTATCTAGGCTTGGCTGTTTTAGGTGGACTCTGGATGCCCATCTCTTTATTTCCAGACTGGATGCAAGCAATCGGGAAGTGCCTACCAACTTATCAGTTGATGGAGTTGCTCAAGACCTTCTTAAACGAGGGTAGCATCAATCTATCAGCCACAGTTTATCTACTTGTTTTTTCAGCAGTTTTGTTTGGTTTGACTATTTACCTTCAAGGTCATAAGGAGAATGCTTAATGCTTGAAAGAATGAAAAGCATACACTATATGTTTTGGGCCAGTTTGATTTTTATGGTTTTTCCCATCGTTCCTGTAGTGACTGGGGAGCTTCCTAGCTGGCATTTATTGATTGATATTCTATTTGTAGTGGCTTACTTAGGCGTTTTAACCACCAAGAGCCAGCGCTTATCCTGGCTCTTTTGGATTATCATGCTAGCCTATGTAGCTGGCTATACCGCCTTTGTTGGTGTAAATTATATCTGGTTCTTCTTTTTCCTTGCTAATCTCTTAATTTATCATTTCGGCGTACGTAGTTTTAATTCTTTACATGTCCGGACTTTTCTCCTTGCTCAAGTCCTTGTTGTGGGCCAACTTTTGATTTTTCAGAGAATCGAAGTTGAGTTTCTATTCTATCTACTTGTAATTCTTACTTTTGTCGATTTAATGACTTTTGGATTGGTTCGGATTCGGATTGTGGAGGATTTGAAAGAAGCGCAGGCTAAGCAAAATGCCCAGATAAATCTATTGCTTGCTGAAAATGAACGTAGTCGTATCGGTCAGGATTTGCATGATAGCTTGGGCCATACCTTTGCTATGCTTAGTGTTAAAACTGATCTAGCCTTGCAGTTATTTCAAATGCAGGCTTACCCACAGGTGGAAAAGGAATTAAGAGAAATACAGCGAATTAGCAAAGAATCAATGCGTGAAGTGCGAACCATTGTGGAAAATCTTAAGTCTAGAACTTTGACATCCGAACTAGAGACTGTGAAAAAGATGTTAGAAATTGCTGGAATTGAGGTGGAAATAGCTAATCAACTAGATACAGCTAGCCTTACTCAGGAATTGGAGTCAACGGCTTCCATGATTTTGCTTGAATTAGTGACCAATATCATCAAACATGCTAAAGCGTCTAAAGTCTACTTAAAATTAGAACGGACAGAGAAAGAACTCATTCTAACAGTGAGAGATGATGGCTGTGGCTTTGCTTCTATAAAGGGGGATGACCTCCATACAGTTCGAGATCGTGTTCTTCCATTTTCGGGAGAAGTAAAGGTAATTAGCTGGAAAGAACCGACAGAAGTTCAGGTTCGACTACCTTATAAGGAGAGAAATTAAGATGAAACTACTTGTTGCAGAAGATCAAAGTATGCTACGAGATGCTATGTGTCAATTGCTCACGCTTCAACCGGATGTAGAGTCTGTCTTTCAAGCCAAGAATGGGCAAGAAGCAATCCAACTATTAGAAAGGGAGTCTGTAGATATCGCCATCCTTGACGTAGAAATGCCTGTTAAGACAGGTCTTGAAGTCTTGGAGTGGATACGAGCAGAAAATCTAGAAACAAAGGTGGTTGTGGTGACGACCTTCAAGCGTCCTGGGTATTTTGAACGTGCGGTCAAGGCTGGAGTAGATGCTTATGTATTAAAAGAAAGAAACATTGCAGACCTCATGCAAACCTTGCACACTGTCCTCGAAGGGCGCAAGGAGTATTCTCCTGAATTGATGGAAGTGGTGATGACGCATCCCAATCCGTTGACAGAACAAGAAATCGCAGTTTTAAAGGGAATCGCTCAGGGTTTCTCTAACCAAGAAATTGCAGATCAACTTTATTTATCAAACGGAACAGTCCGAAACTATGTCACCAATATTCTTTCGAAACTAGATGCTGGTAATCGAACAGAGGCAGCTAATATCGCGAAAGAATCTGGTTGGTTGTGATGATATAATATTTTTTGAACATTATGTGCTAAAATTGATGGGATTGAATGGAACAATACTAACTTTAGGAGGGTGGGATTCCTCCTTTTTCTTTTTTTGGGGAGCACTAAAAAAGAGCTAAAATTAACAATAAAAAAGAAAAATATCTTGACAACCAAGGGAAAATTTTGTTACAATAATAGACGGTACTTTTTACTTTTGGTCTCTCAAGAGTGTACAGGGACGTGCTGACAAATGTTGCAAAAGTACACACAGATGATAGCTGTCACCAAGTGTATCGTCACCAAAAATAAAAAAACACAGGAGAATGTAGATGCCTACAATTAACCAATTGGTTCGCAAACCGCGTAAATCAAAAGTAGAAAAATCTAAATCACCAGCTTTGAACGTTGGTTACAACAGTCATAAAAAAGTTCAAACAAACGTTTCTTCACCACAAAAACGTGGTGTTGCAACTCGTGTTGGAACAATGACACCTAAAAAACCTAACTCAGCCCTTCGTAAATTCGCTCGTGTACGTTTGAGCAACCTTATCGAAGTTACTGCCTACATCCCAGGTATCGGACACAACTTGCAAGAGCACAGCGTGGTGCTTCTTCGTGGTGGACGTGTAAAAGACCTTCCAGGGGTACGTTACCATATCGTCCGTGGTGCACTTGATACTGCAGGTGTTAACGATCGTAAACAAGGCCGTTCTAAATACGGTACTAAACGTCCAAAAGCATAAGGAAAGGGGATAAAGAGAAATGAGTCGTAAAAATAGAGCTCCAAAACGTGACGTATTGCCAGATCCGCTTTACAATTCACAACTAGTTACTCGTCTTATCAACCGCGTTATGCTTGATGGTAAACGTGGTACAGCTGCTTCAATCGTTTACGGTGCCTTTGAGCAAATCAAAGAAGCTACTGGAAACGATGCACTTGAAGTATTTGAAACAGCTATGGAAAACATCATGCCTGTACTTGAAGTACGTGCACGTCGTGTTGGTGGTTCTAACTACCAAGTCCCAGTTGAAGTTCGTCCAGAACGTCGTACAACACTTGGACTTCGTTGGTTGGTAACAATTGCTCGTCTTCGTGGTGAACACACAATGCAAGACCGTCTTGCAAAAGAAATCTTGGATGCTGCTAACAACACTGGTGCAGCTGTTAAGAAACGTGAAGACACTCACCGTATGGCTGAAGCTAACCGTGCATTCGCACACTTCCGTTGGTAATAAAATGATACCAAGAGCGGTAAAGGCCCAAGGCAAAAATAGGAAACTGATGCAGTGTTCCGTGAACACAAAGCAGTTTATCTTTTTTGCACCGGGCCTCGCTCGGGTTCAAATCAGCTAACTTGAGCTTTTAGCTCGAGTTCAACTCAACTTACCATCTCGTAAGTTGAAACCAACAATAGCATGAAAACATTGAGAACGGGTAGGTCCTGCCTATCCGTTTTTATTAAAATCGTGTTATAATAGAATAGAAATCAAAAATAAATAGGAGAAACAAACCTCATGGCACGCGAATTTTCACTTGAAAAAACTCGTAATATCGGTATCATGGCTCACGTCGATGCTGGTAAAACAACAACTACTGAGCGTATTCTTTACTACACTGGTAAAATCCACAAAATCGGTGAAACTCACGAAGGTGCGTCACAAATGGACTGGATGGAGCAAGAGCAAGAGCGTGGTATCACTATCACATCTGCTGCGACAACAGCTCAATGGAACAATCACCGCGTAAACATTATCGACACACCAGGACACGTGGACTTTACAATCGAAGTACAACGTTCTCTTCGTGTATTGGATGGTGCGGTTACCGTTCTTGACTCACAATCAGGTGTTGAGCCTCAAACTGAAACAGTTTGGCGTCAAGCAACTGAGTATGGAGTTCCACGTATCGTATTTGCCAACAAAATGGACAAAATCGGTGCTGACTTCCTTTACTCTGTAAGCACACTTCACGATCGTCTTCAAGCAAATGCACACCCAATCCAATTGCCAATCGGTTCTGAAGATGACTTCCGTGGTATCATCGACTTGATCAAGATGAAAGCTGAAATCTATACTAACGACCTTGGTACAGATATCCTTGAAGAAGACATCCCAGCTGAATACCTTGACCAAGCTCAAGAATACCGTGAAAAATTGATCGAAGCAGTTGCTGAAACTGACGAAGAATTGATGATGAAATACCTCGAAGGTGAAGAAATCACTAACGAAGAATTGAAAGCTGGTATCCGTAAAGCGACTATCAACGTTGAATTCTTCCCAGTATTGTGTGGTTCAGCCTTCAAGAACAAAGGTGTTCAATTGATGCTTGATGCGGTTATTGACTACCTTCCAAGCCCGCTTGACATCCCAGCAATCAAAGGTATTAACCCAGATACAGACGAAGAAGAAACTCGTCCAGCATCTGACGAAGAGCCATTTGCAGCTCTTGCCTTCAAGATCATGACTGACCCATTCGTAGGTCGTTTGACATTCTTCCGTGTTTACTCAGGTGTTCTTCAATCAGGTTCATACGTATTGAACACTTCTAAAGGTAAACGTGAACGTATCGGACGTATCCTTCAAATGCACGCTAACAGCCGTCAAGAAATTGACACTGTTTACTCAGGTGATATCGCTGCTGCCGTTGGTTTGAAAGATACTACAACTGGTGACTCATTGACAGATGAAAAAGCTAAAATCATCCTTGAGTCAATCAACGTTCCAGAACCAGTTATCCAATTGATGGTTGAACCAAAATCTAAAGCTGACCAAGATAAGATGGGTATTGCCCTTCAAAAATTGGCTGAAGAAGATCCAACATTCCGCGTTGAAACAAACGTTGAAACTGGTGAAACAGTTATCTCTGGTATGGGTGAGCTTCACCTTGACGTCCTTGTTGACCGTATGCGTCGTGAGTTCAAAGTTGAAGCGAACGTAGGTGCTCCTCAAGTATCTTACCGTGAAACATTCCGCGCTTCTACTCAAGCACGTGGATTCTTCAAACGTCAGTCTGGTGGTAAAGGTCAATTCGGTGATGTATGGATTGAATTTACTCCAAACGAAGAAGGTAAAGGATTCGAATTTGAAAACGCAATCGTCGGTGGTGTGGTTCCTCGTGAATTTATCCCAGCGGTTGAAAAAGGTTTGGTAGAATCTATGGCTAACGGTGTTCTTGCAGGTTACCCAATGGTTGACGTTAAAGCTAAGCTTTACGATGGTTCATACCACGATGTCGACTCATCTGAAACTGCCTTCAAGATCGCGGCTTCACTTGCTCTTAAAGAAGCTGCTAAATCAGCACAACCAGCTATCCTTGAGCCAATGATGCTTGTAACAATCACTGTTCCAGAAGAAAACCTTGGTGATGTTATGGGGCACGTAACTGCTCGTCGTGGACGTGTAGATGGTATGGAAGCACATGGTAACAGCCAAATCGTTCGTGCTTACGTTCCACTCGCTGAAATGTTCGGTTACGCAACAGTTCTTCGTTCTGCATCTCAAGGACGTGGTACATTCATGATGGTATTTGACCACTACGAAGATGTACCTAAGTCAGTACAAGAAGAAATCATTAAGAAAAACAAAGGTGAAGACTAATCAGTCCTCACTCTAGAAGGAAGTCACATAGTGGCTTCCTTTTGTCTTTAGAAAACACCTCTAAGTATGGTAAAATAGTAGGAGAATAATGTGAGGAAAATGAATGTCAAATAGTTTTGAAATTTTGATGAATCAATTGGGGATACCTGCTGAAATGAGACAGGCTCCTGTTTTAGCACAGGCTGATATTGAGCGAGTTGTGGTTCATAAAATTAGTAAGGTATGGGAGTTTCATTTCGTATTTTCTAATATTTTACCGATTGAAATCTTTTTAGAATTAAAGAAAGGTTTGAGGGAAGAATTTTCTAAGACAGGCAATAAAGCTATTTTCGAAATCAAGGCTCTGTCTCAAGAATTTTCAAATCAACTCTTGCAGTCCTACTATAGAGAGGCTTTCTCTGAAGGCCCATGTGCTAGTCAAGGTTTTAAGTCCCTTTATCAAAATTTACAAGTTCGTGCGGAAGGAAGTCAGCTCTTTATTGAAGGCTCTGAGGCTATTGATAAGGAACATTTTAAGAAGAATCATCTTCCTAATTTAGCTAAACAACTTGAAAAGTTTGGTTTTCCAACTTTTAATTGTCAAGTCGAGAAGAATGATGTGCTGACCCAAGAGCAGGAAGATGCCTTTCATGCGGAAAATGAGCAGATTGTTCAAGCTGCCAATGAGGAAGCGCTCCGTGCTATGGAGCAACTGGAACAGATGGCACCTCCTCCAGCGGAAGAGAAACCAGCCTTTGATTTTCAAACGAAAAAAGCTGTAGCTAAACCGAAGCTAGATAAGGCAGAGATTACTCCTATGATCGAAGTGACGACGGAAGAAAATCGTTTGGTATTTGAAGGGGTTGTTTTTGATGTGGAGCAAAAAGTGACCAGAACAGGGCGCGTTTTGATCAACTTTAAAATGACCGACTATACTTCAAGTTTTTCTATGCAAAAGTGGGTTAAAAATGAGGAAGAGGCTCAGAAATTTGATCTAATCAAGAAAAATTCTTGGCTACGAGTGCGTGGAAATGTGGAGATGAATAACTTCACACGCGATTTGACAATGAACGTGCAGGATGTGCAGGAGGTTGTTCACTATGAGCGGAAGGATTTGATGCCAGAAGGTGAGCGCCGGGTTGAGTTTCATGCTCATACTAACATGTCGACCATGGATGCTCTGCCAGAGGTTGAAGAAATCGTTGCGACAGCTGCTAAGTGGGGACACAAGGCTGTTGCCATCACGGACCACGGGAATGTCCAGTCCTTCCCACACGGCTATAAGGCGGCCAAAAAAGCGGGAATTCAGCTGATTTATGGAATGGAAGCCAATATCGTGGAGGATCGTGTTCCTATCGTTTATAACGAAGTGGAAATGGACTTATCAGAAGCGACCTATGTGGTTTTTGACGTGGAAACGACGGGACTTTCAGCTATCTATAATGATTTGATTCAGGTTGCGGCCTCTAAGATGTACAAGGGGAATGTTATTGCTGAATTTGATGAATTTATCAATCCTGG
The Streptococcus toyakuensis genome window above contains:
- a CDS encoding ABC transporter ATP-binding protein; this translates as MNMIKVESLNKNIKGKAILKDISFEVAEGECVAMIGPNGAGKTTLLDCLLGDKLVTSGQVSIQDLPVTSSKLDYTRSYLPQENVIVQKLKVKELIVFFQRIYPNPLSEQEIDQLLQFDQQQKEQFAEKLSGGQKRLFSFVLALIGRPKLVFLDEPTSAMDTSTRQRFWGIVDQLKKNGVTIVYSSHYIEEVEHTADRILVLNKGELIRDTTPLAMRSEEIEKHFILPLAYKEVVEKSNLVENWSQKQDALQVVTREADAFWELLVRAGCRIQEIEVNNRSLLDTIFEETQKGDD
- a CDS encoding ABC transporter permease; translated protein: MKQWIALNKIEFLLTKRQLVYYLLSVGMPTAFYLFFSGMYQDTPGGPANFMRDYLISMTAFSMMSTAMFSFPAVLHTDKINNWQKTLRHTPVNMVEYYLSKITSMMVDYLVSILVVFSVGHLVRGVDMPLGSWIGAAFLLIVGSVAFVALGLTLTLLPSSQLMSVVGNLLYLGLAVLGGLWMPISLFPDWMQAIGKCLPTYQLMELLKTFLNEGSINLSATVYLLVFSAVLFGLTIYLQGHKENA
- a CDS encoding sensor histidine kinase is translated as MLERMKSIHYMFWASLIFMVFPIVPVVTGELPSWHLLIDILFVVAYLGVLTTKSQRLSWLFWIIMLAYVAGYTAFVGVNYIWFFFFLANLLIYHFGVRSFNSLHVRTFLLAQVLVVGQLLIFQRIEVEFLFYLLVILTFVDLMTFGLVRIRIVEDLKEAQAKQNAQINLLLAENERSRIGQDLHDSLGHTFAMLSVKTDLALQLFQMQAYPQVEKELREIQRISKESMREVRTIVENLKSRTLTSELETVKKMLEIAGIEVEIANQLDTASLTQELESTASMILLELVTNIIKHAKASKVYLKLERTEKELILTVRDDGCGFASIKGDDLHTVRDRVLPFSGEVKVISWKEPTEVQVRLPYKERN
- a CDS encoding response regulator transcription factor, which gives rise to MKLLVAEDQSMLRDAMCQLLTLQPDVESVFQAKNGQEAIQLLERESVDIAILDVEMPVKTGLEVLEWIRAENLETKVVVVTTFKRPGYFERAVKAGVDAYVLKERNIADLMQTLHTVLEGRKEYSPELMEVVMTHPNPLTEQEIAVLKGIAQGFSNQEIADQLYLSNGTVRNYVTNILSKLDAGNRTEAANIAKESGWL
- the rpsL gene encoding 30S ribosomal protein S12 produces the protein MPTINQLVRKPRKSKVEKSKSPALNVGYNSHKKVQTNVSSPQKRGVATRVGTMTPKKPNSALRKFARVRLSNLIEVTAYIPGIGHNLQEHSVVLLRGGRVKDLPGVRYHIVRGALDTAGVNDRKQGRSKYGTKRPKA
- the rpsG gene encoding 30S ribosomal protein S7; the protein is MSRKNRAPKRDVLPDPLYNSQLVTRLINRVMLDGKRGTAASIVYGAFEQIKEATGNDALEVFETAMENIMPVLEVRARRVGGSNYQVPVEVRPERRTTLGLRWLVTIARLRGEHTMQDRLAKEILDAANNTGAAVKKREDTHRMAEANRAFAHFRW
- the fusA gene encoding elongation factor G; protein product: MAREFSLEKTRNIGIMAHVDAGKTTTTERILYYTGKIHKIGETHEGASQMDWMEQEQERGITITSAATTAQWNNHRVNIIDTPGHVDFTIEVQRSLRVLDGAVTVLDSQSGVEPQTETVWRQATEYGVPRIVFANKMDKIGADFLYSVSTLHDRLQANAHPIQLPIGSEDDFRGIIDLIKMKAEIYTNDLGTDILEEDIPAEYLDQAQEYREKLIEAVAETDEELMMKYLEGEEITNEELKAGIRKATINVEFFPVLCGSAFKNKGVQLMLDAVIDYLPSPLDIPAIKGINPDTDEEETRPASDEEPFAALAFKIMTDPFVGRLTFFRVYSGVLQSGSYVLNTSKGKRERIGRILQMHANSRQEIDTVYSGDIAAAVGLKDTTTGDSLTDEKAKIILESINVPEPVIQLMVEPKSKADQDKMGIALQKLAEEDPTFRVETNVETGETVISGMGELHLDVLVDRMRREFKVEANVGAPQVSYRETFRASTQARGFFKRQSGGKGQFGDVWIEFTPNEEGKGFEFENAIVGGVVPREFIPAVEKGLVESMANGVLAGYPMVDVKAKLYDGSYHDVDSSETAFKIAASLALKEAAKSAQPAILEPMMLVTITVPEENLGDVMGHVTARRGRVDGMEAHGNSQIVRAYVPLAEMFGYATVLRSASQGRGTFMMVFDHYEDVPKSVQEEIIKKNKGED